Proteins encoded within one genomic window of Cryptosporangium minutisporangium:
- a CDS encoding helix-turn-helix domain-containing protein has product MGRTAGSTAEGTRQRILDAATELFEQRGFAGTSIRDLAVRVGMTKAALYYHFPSKEEVLQALLTPFMDDIDRIIAATAAGQWSRAELVKRLITQMNERGEFLNAVLSDPSVKHAMFERLGMANRVASLLRVLAGSDDPTALLRGRCAMGALMSGLLHHDHSGPDGQPQRPLLTPDEQETICSAVLAVLECGTEGGPLRTSLTAERASL; this is encoded by the coding sequence GTGGGGCGGACGGCTGGAAGTACGGCCGAGGGCACCCGGCAGCGGATCCTCGACGCCGCGACCGAGTTGTTCGAGCAGCGCGGGTTCGCGGGCACGTCCATTCGCGACCTCGCGGTGCGGGTCGGGATGACGAAGGCGGCGCTGTACTACCACTTCCCGTCGAAGGAAGAGGTGCTGCAGGCGCTGCTGACGCCGTTCATGGACGACATCGACCGGATCATCGCCGCGACCGCGGCCGGGCAGTGGTCCCGGGCCGAGCTGGTCAAGCGGCTGATCACGCAGATGAACGAGCGCGGTGAGTTCCTCAACGCGGTGCTCAGCGATCCGTCGGTGAAGCACGCGATGTTCGAGCGTCTCGGGATGGCGAACCGGGTGGCGTCTCTGCTGCGGGTTCTCGCCGGTTCGGACGATCCGACCGCGCTGCTGCGCGGCCGGTGCGCGATGGGCGCGCTGATGTCCGGATTGCTGCACCACGACCACAGCGGTCCGGACGGCCAGCCGCAGCGGCCGCTGCTCACGCCGGACGAGCAGGAGACGATCTGCTCCGCAGTCCTAGCCGTTCTGGAGTGCGGCACGGAGGGCGGCCCGCTCAGAACGAGCCTGACGGCCGAGCGCGCCTCTCTATGA
- a CDS encoding MMPL family transporter, which produces MAGLARWCYRHRIVVVVLWVVGLLGLGAASQTAGSAYNDSFALPGTESTKALDLLQNAFPEAAGDQNTIVWHTDSGSVKDPAVQQRIDEMLAEVADSPSVTSVTSPYTDQGATQISRDGTIAYATVTFNGQAEEIDLEHIENVIGLAEDARTDGLDVELGGNAIQVATQAPPGSSEIYGLMAAAVILLIAFGSVLAMAIPLITAVLALAGGLTATILLSHVMSVATIAPTVGALIGLGVGIDYALFIVTRHRNGLKAGLSVEESTIRALNTSGRAVVFAGITVCIALLGLLVLNLSFLTGIGVSASVVVLFSVLAAVTLLPALLGFFGMRVLSRRERRRLAAEGPHDAATRGVWARWAGIVERRPRMLAAIAITLIAVLSIPTLSIRLGSSDQGNNPADTTTRKAYDLLADGFGPGFNGPLQLVAELKSPGDTAALNELVERVRDDSGVAAVMAMPTEPGAELAIVQVIPTTSPQSEQTSELITRLREDVVPSVEQGNTIQVHVGGLTAIFDDFADVLTSKLPLFLGVIIGLGFLLLMVAFRSLLVPLTAAVMNVLAAAASFGVIVAVFQWGWGVEALGGGAAGPVEAFMPVMMLAILFGLSMDYQVFLVSRMHEEWVHTGDNRRAVRVGQASTGRVITAAAAIMIFVFGAFIFEGERVIAEFGVGLASAVFIDAFILRTLLVPALMHLFGSANWWIPKWLDRILPHLTVEPADEPVAPPRPEEKPEPVPVG; this is translated from the coding sequence ATGGCCGGACTGGCCAGGTGGTGCTATCGCCATCGAATCGTCGTGGTGGTCCTCTGGGTCGTCGGGTTGCTGGGCCTCGGTGCCGCCAGCCAGACGGCGGGTTCCGCTTACAACGATAGCTTCGCGTTACCAGGCACTGAATCGACAAAGGCCCTGGACCTTCTCCAGAACGCTTTCCCCGAGGCGGCCGGCGACCAGAACACGATCGTCTGGCACACCGACTCCGGTTCGGTGAAGGACCCCGCGGTCCAGCAGCGCATCGACGAGATGCTCGCCGAGGTCGCCGACTCCCCGTCCGTTACCTCGGTGACCAGCCCGTATACCGATCAGGGCGCGACGCAGATCAGCCGGGACGGCACGATCGCCTACGCCACCGTGACGTTCAACGGGCAGGCCGAAGAGATCGACCTCGAACACATCGAGAACGTGATCGGGCTCGCTGAGGACGCCCGCACCGACGGCCTCGACGTCGAGCTCGGCGGCAACGCGATCCAGGTGGCGACCCAGGCTCCGCCGGGCAGCTCCGAGATCTACGGCCTGATGGCCGCCGCGGTAATCCTGCTGATCGCGTTCGGCTCCGTGCTGGCGATGGCGATCCCGCTGATCACCGCGGTGCTGGCGCTGGCCGGGGGTCTGACGGCGACCATCCTGCTCAGCCACGTGATGTCGGTGGCGACGATCGCGCCCACCGTGGGCGCGCTGATCGGCCTCGGTGTCGGCATCGACTACGCGCTGTTCATCGTCACCCGGCACCGCAACGGCCTCAAGGCAGGCCTGTCGGTCGAAGAATCGACGATTCGAGCGCTGAACACGTCCGGCCGCGCCGTGGTGTTCGCAGGCATCACGGTCTGCATCGCCCTGCTCGGCTTGCTCGTGCTCAATCTCAGCTTCCTCACCGGCATCGGCGTCTCGGCCTCGGTCGTGGTGCTCTTCTCCGTTCTCGCTGCGGTGACCCTGCTCCCGGCGCTGCTCGGCTTCTTCGGGATGCGGGTGCTCTCCCGCCGGGAGCGGCGCCGACTGGCCGCCGAAGGGCCGCACGACGCGGCCACGCGCGGTGTCTGGGCCCGCTGGGCCGGAATCGTGGAGCGACGTCCGCGGATGCTGGCCGCGATCGCGATCACCCTCATCGCGGTGCTCTCGATCCCGACCCTCTCGATCCGGCTCGGCTCGTCCGACCAGGGCAACAACCCCGCCGACACGACCACCCGCAAGGCGTACGACCTGCTGGCCGACGGCTTCGGGCCGGGTTTCAACGGACCGCTGCAGCTGGTCGCCGAGCTGAAGTCGCCCGGTGACACCGCCGCGCTGAACGAGCTGGTGGAGCGGGTCCGGGACGACTCCGGCGTCGCCGCGGTGATGGCGATGCCGACCGAGCCCGGGGCGGAACTGGCGATCGTCCAGGTGATCCCGACCACGTCACCGCAGTCGGAGCAGACCAGCGAGCTGATCACCCGGCTGCGCGAGGACGTGGTGCCGAGCGTCGAGCAGGGCAACACGATCCAGGTGCACGTGGGCGGTCTGACCGCGATCTTCGACGACTTCGCCGACGTGCTCACCAGCAAGCTTCCGCTGTTCCTCGGCGTGATCATCGGGCTGGGCTTCCTGCTGCTGATGGTGGCGTTCCGCAGCCTGTTGGTGCCGCTCACCGCGGCGGTGATGAACGTGCTCGCAGCGGCGGCGTCGTTCGGGGTGATCGTCGCGGTGTTCCAGTGGGGTTGGGGCGTCGAAGCGCTGGGCGGCGGCGCCGCCGGGCCGGTCGAGGCGTTCATGCCGGTGATGATGCTGGCGATCCTGTTCGGACTCTCGATGGACTACCAGGTGTTCCTGGTCAGCCGGATGCACGAGGAGTGGGTGCACACCGGCGACAACCGGCGAGCGGTCAGGGTCGGCCAGGCCAGCACCGGTCGGGTGATCACGGCGGCGGCGGCGATCATGATCTTCGTCTTCGGTGCGTTCATCTTCGAGGGCGAGCGGGTGATCGCGGAGTTCGGAGTCGGACTGGCGAGCGCCGTCTTCATCGACGCGTTCATCCTCCGGACGCTGCTCGTGCCCGCGCTGATGCACCTGTTCGGCTCGGCGAACTGGTGGATCCCGAAGTGGCTGGACCGGATCCTGCCGCACCTCACGGTCGAGCCGGCCGACGAGCCGGTGGCACCGCCCCGCCCGGAGGAGAAGCCCGAGCCGGTCCCGGTGGGCTGA
- a CDS encoding DedA family protein yields the protein MDTVVTLVTDLRAPVLYALILAIVFAETAVLLGMLLPGETAAIVAGVLASQQQLSLQAVIPLVVVAAIAGDTTGYLLGRRFGPNVLEGRLLRRRHDQVERAAASLRRHGWLVIVVSRFLPFLRTVTPAAAGVSRLPYPAFFAASVAGCVLWGVGCPVLGYLAADSYERVEEVVGNTGIIVLALLALTGWVVRVRRRRRARQVAAPDGSGVSSEPADAPDLPDAHPVATSTPPEAPAAEPQPRDDPATVRPTSPAGTTGSIDVLRPRRRTDRRRP from the coding sequence ATGGACACGGTCGTCACGCTCGTGACCGACCTCCGTGCCCCCGTCCTCTACGCCTTGATCCTCGCCATCGTCTTCGCCGAGACCGCCGTCCTGCTGGGCATGCTCCTCCCGGGTGAGACCGCGGCGATCGTCGCCGGGGTCCTCGCCAGCCAGCAGCAACTCTCGCTGCAGGCCGTCATCCCGTTGGTGGTGGTGGCTGCGATCGCCGGTGACACCACCGGTTACCTGCTCGGTCGACGCTTCGGCCCGAACGTGCTGGAGGGCCGGCTGCTGCGGCGGCGGCACGACCAAGTCGAGCGCGCCGCCGCGTCACTGCGTCGCCACGGCTGGCTGGTGATCGTCGTCAGCCGATTCCTGCCGTTCCTCCGCACCGTGACCCCGGCCGCGGCCGGGGTGTCGCGGTTGCCGTACCCGGCGTTCTTCGCGGCCAGCGTCGCGGGCTGCGTGCTGTGGGGCGTGGGCTGCCCGGTGCTGGGATATCTGGCCGCCGACTCGTACGAGCGGGTCGAGGAGGTCGTCGGCAACACCGGCATCATCGTTCTCGCGCTGCTGGCGCTGACCGGCTGGGTGGTGCGGGTCCGGCGTCGGCGCCGCGCCCGGCAGGTCGCTGCGCCGGACGGTTCCGGCGTCTCGTCGGAGCCGGCTGACGCTCCGGACCTTCCGGACGCCCACCCGGTCGCCACCAGCACCCCGCCGGAAGCACCCGCCGCTGAGCCGCAGCCCCGCGACGATCCGGCCACCGTCCGACCGACGAGCCCGGCCGGCACCACCGGCTCGATCGACGTCCTCCGCCCACGCCGACGGACCGACCGCCGCCGCCCCTGA
- a CDS encoding AfsR/SARP family transcriptional regulator, with protein MEVGLLGAVEVRADGAPVAVGGQRLRAVLARLALDAGRLVTVDALVDAVWGDEPPAGAVNALQSLVSRLRRALPNGAVESVPAGYRLAVDPDAVDAHRFERAATSGRRALEGGDPLGAATTLREALALWRGPVLADVGDVPFRGAVVTRLENARLGALEDRIHADLALGRHADVVPELEVLVEEHPLRERPHAQLMLALGGASRQADALAVYDRIRRRLADELGVDPGPVLAAAHASVLGAPTRRTADNSARPPRTVRPPEPRTPEPRAPESGAPNRPRGNLRPQLNSFVGRRTELAAVADLLTTERLITLIGPGGAGKTRLAEESGARLADRCPGGVWMVALAPVGDGSEVPQTVLTSLGRRQVGLLDRGRPGVEGAGPPDVHEILTKALSAGPTLLVLDNCEHLIESVAALAHSLLLDCPELRIIATSREPLGVPGERLHSVPSLALPPLGMPTPAQAARYPAVQLLVDRAAAVRPGFALNPENVAAVVEICRRLDGLPLALELAAARLRSVSPQQLAARLGDRFRLLTGGSRTALPRHQTLRAVVAWSWELLSVPEQVLWRRLSQFPAGATLEAAEQVCADEELLPPADVLDTLASLVDKSLIELVADVDPPRYRMLETVRAFGAERLTDAGETARTRDALLAYYLEMVETAEPKLRGAEQAVWTARLTLEYENISAALRWAVDQRRADSAVRLVAALAWYLTVRGAHQEAARWCQAVLPLVDEAPPVSAAVVRAFTGLMEASTSTDYLAAREQARRIATEIAPYVAAPDAPPILILADSIVGFFADQNDRIRVSLNRARTHPDPWLRALGIFLEAAIMENDGDLAGAEPLFNAARDAFDAVGDRWGRGATLSALAGIKALRGDHHGAIAALEEADQLITELDGLDDRPRILLQLSLQWARLGDSQRSDQYLEESADAVARIGDDASTRGFFGAIEATVRRLNGDVQTAAVLLADELARYRVTPYGPPQIRSLLLADYCYVLLATDDPEQARRCAQESLDAAEESRDAPVLAGAIESAAAVALGVGDAASAASLLGAAARTRGLPDLGNPDVLRTRAAAAEALGDEEFAARYSLGQRAPREDVPELARKLVAAAGTR; from the coding sequence GTGGAGGTCGGACTACTCGGCGCGGTCGAGGTCAGGGCAGACGGCGCACCCGTCGCCGTCGGCGGCCAACGGTTGCGTGCGGTGCTGGCCCGCCTTGCCCTGGACGCTGGTCGTCTGGTCACCGTCGACGCACTGGTCGACGCCGTCTGGGGGGACGAACCGCCCGCCGGGGCGGTGAACGCTCTGCAATCGCTCGTCAGTCGGCTCCGCCGGGCGCTGCCCAACGGAGCCGTCGAGTCGGTGCCTGCCGGTTATCGGCTGGCGGTCGATCCGGACGCCGTGGACGCGCACCGCTTCGAGCGGGCAGCGACGTCCGGGCGCCGCGCGCTGGAGGGCGGTGACCCGCTCGGGGCCGCCACGACGCTCCGGGAAGCGCTGGCGCTGTGGCGTGGGCCGGTGCTGGCCGACGTCGGCGACGTGCCGTTCCGTGGGGCGGTCGTCACTCGGCTGGAGAACGCCCGGCTCGGCGCTCTGGAGGACCGAATCCACGCCGACCTCGCGCTCGGACGGCACGCGGACGTCGTCCCGGAATTGGAAGTTCTCGTCGAGGAGCACCCACTGCGCGAGCGTCCGCACGCGCAGTTGATGCTCGCGCTCGGCGGCGCGTCCCGGCAGGCGGACGCGCTGGCCGTGTACGACCGGATCCGCCGTCGGCTCGCCGATGAGCTCGGCGTCGACCCGGGGCCGGTGCTGGCGGCCGCGCACGCCAGCGTGCTCGGCGCGCCCACCCGACGGACCGCGGACAACAGCGCCCGGCCGCCGCGCACCGTCCGTCCGCCGGAGCCGAGGACGCCAGAGCCGAGGGCGCCGGAGAGCGGGGCACCGAACCGACCGCGGGGCAACCTGCGACCGCAGCTCAACAGTTTCGTCGGTCGCCGGACCGAGCTGGCCGCGGTCGCCGACCTACTGACCACCGAGCGGCTGATCACGTTGATCGGTCCGGGTGGTGCGGGCAAGACCCGGCTGGCCGAGGAGTCCGGCGCGCGGCTCGCCGACCGCTGCCCCGGCGGCGTCTGGATGGTGGCGCTGGCGCCGGTCGGTGACGGCAGCGAGGTACCCCAGACGGTGCTCACCAGCCTGGGGCGCCGCCAGGTCGGCCTGCTCGACCGCGGCCGGCCCGGTGTCGAGGGAGCTGGTCCGCCGGACGTGCACGAGATCCTCACCAAGGCGCTGAGCGCGGGCCCCACGCTGCTCGTGCTCGACAACTGCGAACACCTGATCGAGTCGGTCGCCGCGCTCGCCCACTCGCTGCTGCTCGACTGCCCGGAGCTGCGGATCATCGCCACCAGCCGGGAGCCGCTCGGCGTGCCGGGCGAGCGGCTCCACTCGGTGCCCAGTCTGGCTCTCCCGCCGCTCGGCATGCCCACGCCCGCCCAGGCCGCGCGCTACCCGGCCGTCCAGCTCCTGGTCGACCGGGCCGCGGCCGTCCGCCCCGGGTTCGCCCTGAACCCGGAGAACGTCGCCGCGGTGGTCGAGATCTGCCGGCGGTTGGACGGTCTGCCGCTGGCACTGGAGCTGGCCGCCGCCCGGCTGCGGTCGGTCTCCCCCCAGCAGCTGGCCGCCCGGCTCGGGGACCGGTTCCGGTTGCTCACCGGCGGCAGCCGCACCGCGCTCCCCCGCCACCAGACGCTGCGCGCCGTCGTGGCCTGGAGCTGGGAGCTGCTGAGCGTCCCAGAGCAGGTGCTCTGGCGACGCCTGTCGCAGTTCCCCGCGGGCGCCACGCTGGAGGCGGCCGAACAGGTCTGCGCGGACGAGGAGCTGCTGCCGCCCGCCGATGTGCTGGACACGCTCGCGTCGCTGGTGGACAAGTCGCTCATCGAGCTGGTCGCCGACGTCGACCCGCCGCGCTACCGGATGCTGGAGACCGTCCGCGCGTTCGGTGCCGAGCGGCTGACGGACGCGGGCGAGACGGCCCGGACACGGGACGCACTGCTCGCCTACTACCTCGAGATGGTCGAGACGGCCGAGCCGAAGCTGCGCGGCGCGGAACAGGCCGTCTGGACCGCTCGCCTGACGCTCGAGTACGAGAACATCAGCGCCGCGCTCCGGTGGGCCGTCGACCAGCGACGCGCAGATTCGGCGGTCCGGTTGGTCGCCGCCTTGGCCTGGTACTTGACGGTCCGCGGCGCGCACCAGGAGGCGGCCCGCTGGTGCCAGGCCGTCCTCCCGCTCGTCGACGAGGCGCCGCCGGTCAGCGCGGCGGTCGTCCGCGCGTTCACGGGTCTGATGGAGGCGAGCACCAGCACCGACTACCTCGCCGCACGCGAGCAGGCCCGCCGCATCGCAACGGAGATCGCACCCTACGTCGCGGCTCCGGACGCCCCGCCGATTCTGATCCTGGCCGACAGCATCGTCGGGTTCTTCGCCGATCAGAACGACCGCATCCGGGTCTCGCTCAACCGCGCCCGTACTCATCCCGACCCCTGGCTCCGCGCGCTCGGGATCTTCCTCGAAGCGGCGATCATGGAGAACGACGGGGACCTCGCCGGCGCCGAGCCGTTGTTCAACGCCGCCCGCGACGCGTTCGACGCGGTCGGCGACCGCTGGGGGCGGGGAGCCACGCTGAGTGCGTTGGCCGGTATCAAAGCACTCCGGGGTGATCACCATGGTGCGATCGCCGCCCTGGAGGAAGCCGACCAACTGATCACCGAGCTGGACGGCTTGGACGACCGGCCACGGATCCTGCTCCAGCTCTCGCTGCAGTGGGCCCGGCTCGGCGACTCGCAGCGCTCCGACCAGTACCTCGAGGAGAGCGCCGACGCGGTCGCGCGGATAGGAGACGACGCCTCGACCCGAGGGTTCTTCGGCGCGATCGAGGCGACCGTGCGTCGGCTCAACGGCGACGTGCAGACCGCCGCCGTGCTGCTCGCCGACGAATTGGCCAGGTACCGCGTGACCCCGTACGGACCACCGCAGATCAGATCCTTGCTGCTCGCCGACTACTGCTACGTGCTACTCGCCACCGACGACCCGGAACAGGCGCGGCGTTGTGCCCAGGAATCCCTCGACGCTGCCGAGGAATCCCGTGACGCGCCGGTCCTCGCCGGTGCGATCGAGTCGGCCGCGGCCGTGGCGCTCGGCGTCGGGGACGCGGCCAGCGCGGCGAGCCTGCTCGGGGCCGCCGCGCGCACCCGCGGTCTTCCCGACTTGGGCAACCCGGACGTCCTGCGCACCCGGGCCGCCGCTGCCGAGGCGCTCGGCGACGAGGAGTTCGCGGCCCGGTACTCCCTCGGCCAGCGAGCGCCCCGGGAGGACGTCCCGGAGCTCGCCCGCAAGCTGGTGGCCGCCGCCGGCACGCGGTGA
- a CDS encoding ABC transporter permease, which produces MTATMVTPRTTTGPGRDEPRAPTRFGPARTLGQSLTLTWRSLLKIKHSPEQLLDLTLQPIIFVILFVYLFGGAVSGSQDTYLQFVLPGILVQSVAFASLGVGMNLSSDLETGVFDRFRTMPIARSAPLVGAVLGDVVRYVVTVTIVLGFGMILGFRIGTNPLSALAACALVLLFAFGLCWVTALIGLLLRNPRTVQGIGAMLMFPLTFGSNLFVPTSTLPGWLQAWVNINPITFVVEAARALLIGVGPVAEPVTKVLISVAVLCVIFMPLSLAAYRRRT; this is translated from the coding sequence ATGACAGCCACGATGGTCACCCCTCGGACCACCACCGGACCGGGCCGCGACGAACCCCGGGCTCCGACCCGGTTCGGCCCGGCCCGGACGCTCGGCCAGTCGCTGACGCTCACCTGGCGCAGCCTGCTCAAGATCAAGCACTCACCGGAGCAGCTGCTCGACCTGACGCTGCAGCCGATCATCTTCGTCATCCTGTTCGTGTACTTGTTCGGCGGCGCGGTGAGTGGCAGCCAGGACACGTACCTGCAGTTCGTGCTGCCGGGCATCCTCGTCCAGAGCGTCGCGTTCGCCAGCCTCGGCGTCGGTATGAACCTCTCCAGCGACCTGGAGACCGGGGTGTTCGATCGCTTCCGGACGATGCCGATCGCCCGGTCGGCGCCGCTGGTCGGCGCGGTGCTCGGTGACGTCGTCCGGTACGTCGTGACGGTGACGATCGTGCTCGGCTTCGGGATGATTCTGGGCTTCCGGATCGGGACCAACCCGCTCTCCGCGCTCGCGGCCTGCGCGCTGGTGCTGCTGTTCGCATTCGGCCTGTGCTGGGTGACCGCGCTGATCGGTCTGCTGCTCCGCAACCCCCGCACGGTCCAGGGCATCGGCGCCATGCTGATGTTCCCGCTGACGTTCGGCAGCAACCTGTTCGTGCCGACCTCGACGCTGCCGGGCTGGCTCCAGGCCTGGGTGAACATCAACCCGATCACGTTCGTGGTCGAGGCGGCTCGCGCGCTGCTGATCGGCGTCGGGCCGGTCGCCGAGCCCGTGACCAAGGTGCTCATCTCGGTAGCGGTACTCTGCGTGATCTTCATGCCGCTGTCGCTGGCCGCCTACCGCCGACGTACGTGA